In the Deltaproteobacteria bacterium genome, TCCAGGTTGGCCTGGCACATCTGACACGATACCGCCACGATCTCGGCGCCGGTAAGCGCCATCTTTTTGAAAAGCTTACCTACAAGGACAAGTACGATGTCTCTGCGCGCCACAGCCAGTCCGCCCCCGCAACAAGATGTTTTGAAGGACCAATCCACCACCTCGGCTCCCAGCGCTTCCACCAGTTTGTCCATCGTCTTGGGATTCTCGTACTCCTTGGAACCCGTCACTTTGGGCGGCCTGTCCACCTGGCATCCGTAATAGGTGATGATTTTCCGTCCCTTGAGGGCAGGGGTTACGCGAGCGCGGATCTTTTCGAGCACTTCTTTTGAACTCAAGAACGAAGCAATGTCTTGAATATGGACCTTGGTCTCCGGACCATTCTTGCCCTTTCCGATCTCACCCTCCTCGAAAGCTTTCTGTGCATGTTTCAGTCGATTGTAACAAAGGGCGCACGGTACGACCAAGTCCAGTTTATCTCTCGCGGCCAACGTCAAATTGCGTCCCGCCAGCGCCAGAGAGAAGTCCGCATCTATGCTGTGACCTGATGATGAGCCGCAACAGGTCCAACCCGTCGGCTCGACCAATTGCATATCGAGCAAATGAAATACTCTCTCGATGGAAAGCTCGTAATTTCTAGCAGAAGCCTCAAGAGAGCAACCCGGATAGTAGCCCACTTTCATTGTCTTACCGCCTCCTTTTAAACATGTCTTTCACTTCGGCTGCGCCGGCTGCTTTTTTGGGAATCGGTTTGAGCCTTCCTTTTCGGAACATCTCCAATCCCAGCTTCATGTCCGCTTTCAGTTCTCCGTCCATGAGCCGCTTCCACAACCCGCCCCGTTTCCGGGAAAAATGGGCCATCATGACAAATTCGTTGATTCGTCCGTGACGTTTGATCTCATCCAAAAAAGCCTGGTGGAAAGCGGCCACTTCTTTCTGTTTGGGCTGGATGTTGCCGCTCAAGATCTTGTTCTTTAGGAAATCCATAAATCCGGTAACGTCGATGCCGTTGGGACAGCGAGTCGCGCATGTGGCGCACGTTGAACACACCCACATGGTGCTTGAATGAAGCAGCTCGCTATAAAGTCCTAACTGGACGGACCGAATGACCTCGTGGGGAAGATAGTCCATGAAGTAGGTCACAGGGCATCCGTTTGAACATTTAAGGCACTGATAGCAGCGGGATATAGGTATTCCACTCTCTTCTTCGATCTTTTTTACACTAAGCCCAGCCGGCGGAGTTAAGAAAACGTCTTTCGTCTCCATAAGACCTCGGTTTCCGTTCACATAAATTGTTTGAACAAAATATTTCCAACCCAATTAGTCTAGCCATATTCAAGCGTTTGTCAACCTGAAAGTCGATTCAACCGCTTGCGGGGCGCGCTCACGATTCCAGCCGTCGGATGCCGGGGCCCTCTCATACGGGCGAGGAAAAGGCATTTCCCGAACCCGGCGCACGGGGATGCCCCAATTATCTGAGAGCGGTGAGATGGACGAACCGATGTATATCCATCATCACTCGATCATCGCGTTTATCAGCAAGCCTCCAATTGAGCGAAAATGGCGGCATCGGTATCACCTTTAAGCATGGCGGCTCCGGATCGGCAAGACGACGCGCAGTTACCACATCCTTTGCACAACGCCTCATTTACCGCGGCCTTATTTTTTTCGTTGAGTTGAATGGCCTGGTACGGGCATACCGTCACACATACGCCGCAGCCGGTACACATTTGCTGCGATACCGTGGAGACCATTCCCCCCACGTGCAGCATCGTTGCATTCAGCACGGTAGCGGCGCGAGCCGCAGCGGCCTGTCCCTGGGCTACGGATTCATCGATGGGTTTGGGGCTGTGCGCCAGGCCGCAGACGAACACGCCGTCCGTAGCAAAGTCCACCGGACGCAGCTTGACGTGAGCTTCGGCAAAAAAACCATCGTTGTTCAGAGACACTTTAAACAGCTGAGCCAGGGGATTTTCCGAGGGAGGCACGATGGCGCTCGCCAACGTCAACAGATCCGCGCGAAGCTCCACGTTTCGTTGAAGCACGTAATCCATGAAACGCAGCTGAAGACCTGTGGAGTCTGAGGCGACGGTAAAGTCGTTTTCATACACGTAACGGACGAAATGAATTCCCGCCTGACGGGCGCGCCGGTACAGTTCCTCCCTCAGACCATAGGTGCGAAGATCCCGGTAGA is a window encoding:
- a CDS encoding CoB--CoM heterodisulfide reductase iron-sulfur subunit B family protein, which encodes MKVGYYPGCSLEASARNYELSIERVFHLLDMQLVEPTGWTCCGSSSGHSIDADFSLALAGRNLTLAARDKLDLVVPCALCYNRLKHAQKAFEEGEIGKGKNGPETKVHIQDIASFLSSKEVLEKIRARVTPALKGRKIITYYGCQVDRPPKVTGSKEYENPKTMDKLVEALGAEVVDWSFKTSCCGGGLAVARRDIVLVLVGKLFKKMALTGAEIVAVSCQMCQANLDMYQKELLSQGVITRFIPILYITDLILLALGDREVAQYISMNMVDAPGLLRNMGVAI
- a CDS encoding 4Fe-4S dicluster domain-containing protein, yielding MTYFMDYLPHEVIRSVQLGLYSELLHSSTMWVCSTCATCATRCPNGIDVTGFMDFLKNKILSGNIQPKQKEVAAFHQAFLDEIKRHGRINEFVMMAHFSRKRGGLWKRLMDGELKADMKLGLEMFRKGRLKPIPKKAAGAAEVKDMFKRRR